One genomic region from Triplophysa dalaica isolate WHDGS20190420 chromosome 23, ASM1584641v1, whole genome shotgun sequence encodes:
- the rdh10a gene encoding retinol dehydrogenase 10-A encodes MMINIVAEFFVVILKVLWAILMAGVKWIIRPKEKSVAGQVCLITGAGGELGRLYAKEFARHRATLVLWDINSQSNEETAEVVRQIYREQDNPMTKEGAVGGVEEVPPFQPQVYTYVVDVGKRESVYATAEQVRREVGDVDLLINNAGVVSGHHLLECPDELIERTMVVNCHAHFWTTKAFLPKMLEMNHGHIVTVASSLGLFSTAGVEDYCASKFGAIGFHESLSHEIKASEKDGIKMTLVCPYLVDAGMFKGCRIRKEIEPFLPPLRPEFCVKQAMRAILTDQPMICTPRIIYMVNFMKSILPFEAIVCMYRFLGADKCMYPFLAKRKEAMNNNEAKNGI; translated from the exons ATGATGATTAATATTGTCGCGGAGTTTTTCGTCGTCATTCTGAAAGTCCTCTGGGCCATCTTGATGGCCGGAGTGAAGTGGATCATACGGCCGAAGGAGAAGAGCGTAGCCGGACAGGTGTGTCTGATCACCGGGGCGGGCGGCGAGCTCGGGCGGCTGTACGCGAAGGAGTTCGCCCGGCATCGGGCTACTTTGGTGCTGTGGGACATCAATAGCCAGAGCAATGAAGAGACGGCGGAGGTGGTTCGGCAGATTTACAGAGAGCAGGACAACCCGATGACAAAAGAAG GAGCTGTTGGAGGTGTGGAAGAGGTCCCTCCTTTCCAGCCACAGGTGTACACATATGTGGTTGATgtggggaagagagagagcgtgtaCGCCACAGCAGAGCAAGTACGCAGGGAGGTTGGTGATGTGGACTTGTTGATCAACAACGCCGGTGTGGTGTCCGGCCACCATCTGCTCGAGTGTCCCGATGAGCTGATCGAACGGACCATGGTGGTGAACTGCCACGCTCACTTCTGG ACCACCAAGGCGTTTCTTCCCAAGATGCTAGAGATGAACCATGGCCACATTGTGACGGTTGCCAGTTCGCTGGGTCTGTTCAGCACAGCTGGTGTGGAG GATTACTGCGCTAGCAAGTTTGGTGCCATCGGCTTCCACGAGTCCCTGAGTCACGAGATCAAGGCTTCGGAGAAGGACGGTATCAAGATGACTCTGGTTTGTCCTTACCTGGTGGACGCTGGCATGTTCAAAGGTTGCAGAATAAG GAAAGAGATCGAGCCATTTCTCCCTCCACTGAGGCCAGAGTTCTGCGTGAAACAGGCCATGAGAGCCATCCTGACAGACCAGCCCATGATCTGCACGCCACGCATCATATACATGGTCAACTTTATGAAAAG catTTTGCCGTTCGAAGCAATCGTGTGCATGTACAGGTTCCTGGGAGCGGATAAGTGCATGTACCCCTTCTTGGCGAAAAGGAAGGAAGCGATGAACAACAACGAGGCTAAGAACGGGATCTAG